From the Butyrivibrio fibrisolvens genome, one window contains:
- a CDS encoding PDDEXK nuclease domain-containing protein yields the protein MSPLVTQLSWTNHLLIMSGCKSDEEREFYIRLAIKERYTKRQLERQMDSGYYERYMLSKDKILPEKVQAELNPFLDSYVIEFLDLPTGFLEKDLRKGLISGMKQFMLEIGKDFTFIDEEYAITVGGEDFRIDLLFYHRTLRCLVAIELKTGKFKPEYVSKMDFYLEGLDRQVKKPDENPSVGLILCASKNDEVVEYAMSRTMSPMMVSQYQLQLPDKEVLRKKLQELANIPQLEE from the coding sequence ATGTCACCACTGGTGACACAATTGAGTTGGACAAATCATCTGTTGATAATGTCAGGCTGTAAATCCGATGAAGAGCGTGAATTCTATATTCGGCTTGCAATTAAAGAGCGTTATACCAAAAGACAGTTGGAACGCCAAATGGACAGCGGATATTATGAGCGCTATATGCTTTCAAAGGATAAAATCTTGCCGGAAAAGGTTCAAGCTGAGTTAAACCCTTTCTTGGATTCTTATGTAATAGAGTTCTTGGATTTGCCAACCGGTTTCCTTGAGAAAGACCTTCGTAAAGGCCTGATTTCCGGAATGAAGCAGTTCATGCTTGAAATAGGTAAGGACTTTACGTTTATCGATGAAGAATATGCCATAACCGTTGGTGGTGAAGATTTCAGGATAGATCTACTGTTTTACCACAGAACGTTACGCTGCCTTGTGGCTATTGAACTTAAAACCGGCAAATTTAAACCGGAATATGTATCAAAGATGGACTTCTATTTGGAAGGACTTGATAGGCAGGTGAAGAAGCCTGATGAAAATCCTAGTGTTGGCTTAATTCTCTGTGCATCAAAGAATGATGAGGTGGTCGAATATGCAATGAGCCGTACCATGTCTCCGATGATGGTATCGCAGTACCAGTTACAGTTGCCGGATAAGGAAGTGCTGAGAAAGAAACTGCAGGAATTGGCTAATATTCCGCAACTTGAAGAGTAG
- a CDS encoding glutaredoxin-related protein has protein sequence MIKIYGMPTCPYCDYVHEQIKGREDEFEYINIGENIRNMSAFTRLRDTNPVFDHCKEIGDVGIPAFVFEDGRVSIDPADAGLIEYGTLGACSIDDHKNGRKGC, from the coding sequence ATGATCAAGATCTACGGTATGCCCACTTGCCCATATTGTGATTACGTTCATGAGCAGATCAAGGGCAGAGAAGATGAATTCGAGTACATAAATATCGGTGAGAATATCCGTAATATGAGTGCTTTCACAAGACTTCGTGATACCAATCCTGTATTTGATCATTGCAAGGAAATCGGTGATGTAGGTATCCCTGCTTTTGTATTTGAGGATGGCAGGGTGTCGATCGACCCGGCTGATGCGGGACTTATTGAGTATGGTACGCTGGGGGCTTGTTCTATTGATGATCACAAGAACGGCAGGAAAGGGTGCTGA
- a CDS encoding HNH endonuclease domain-containing protein produces MSDNLFSQGTEYRLKVDNKYYSSLDIEGFSLMMKDPSYCYKFYWLEAIVKLISEGVSETTFDDIINEMIASAWYSVREFHIHLSGIQLDGQIRDGLERAILKLSDLSGLPSNASKVEIINAIKEHDSELKDSKEQLTNMVPYRALAGFFSRSEEKAEWGSIRRMTAYIKSISSDVVLLPYTLGDSSKLKKEVYFEPAWIKMIQDNTVAILGWIQYEKVKWLQNNNPEVPGLVYKLAPMDEKMRKLDRVHKLWDGILECSNVIDVFTDDPIKTKSYDVDHFIPWSFAMNDELWNLMPMDSSLNSAKNNRLPKWDPFFRRFAQNQYLLYEMIHDKEHIHKLFESCLRDNLHSIWAGQELYRKGNSKEEFFGILEKNMQPVYDSARRQGYEIWNW; encoded by the coding sequence ATGAGCGATAATCTCTTTTCCCAAGGAACTGAATACCGTCTTAAGGTTGATAATAAGTATTACAGCTCTTTAGACATTGAGGGCTTCTCACTTATGATGAAGGATCCTTCCTATTGCTACAAGTTCTATTGGCTTGAAGCAATAGTGAAGCTGATCTCTGAAGGCGTAAGTGAGACTACTTTTGATGACATTATAAATGAGATGATCGCAAGTGCCTGGTATTCTGTTCGTGAATTCCATATCCATTTAAGCGGTATACAGCTTGATGGTCAGATAAGAGATGGCCTGGAACGGGCTATTCTTAAGCTGTCGGATCTAAGCGGTCTTCCATCTAACGCTTCTAAGGTTGAGATTATAAATGCAATCAAAGAACATGACAGTGAGTTGAAAGATTCTAAAGAGCAGCTTACTAACATGGTTCCTTACAGGGCTCTTGCAGGTTTTTTCTCAAGGTCTGAGGAGAAAGCTGAGTGGGGCAGTATCAGGAGGATGACGGCATATATCAAAAGTATTAGTAGTGATGTGGTTTTATTGCCGTATACTCTTGGTGATTCCAGTAAGCTTAAGAAGGAAGTGTATTTTGAACCGGCCTGGATCAAGATGATTCAGGATAATACTGTGGCGATTCTGGGCTGGATTCAGTATGAGAAGGTTAAGTGGCTTCAGAACAATAATCCTGAGGTTCCGGGACTTGTATATAAGCTTGCGCCCATGGATGAGAAGATGCGTAAGCTTGACAGGGTTCATAAGCTGTGGGATGGAATTCTTGAATGCAGCAATGTTATAGATGTGTTTACGGATGATCCTATAAAGACTAAGAGTTATGATGTGGATCATTTTATTCCGTGGTCTTTTGCTATGAATGATGAGCTATGGAATCTTATGCCGATGGATTCTTCGCTTAATTCTGCTAAGAATAACAGACTTCCAAAGTGGGATCCTTTCTTCAGGAGATTTGCCCAGAATCAGTATCTGTTATACGAGATGATCCATGACAAGGAGCATATTCATAAGCTTTTTGAGTCTTGCCTTCGTGACAATCTGCATTCTATATGGGCAGGGCAGGAGCTATATCGTAAGGGGAATTCTAAAGAGGAGTTCTTTGGGATTCTTGAGAAGAATATGCAACCGGTGTATGACTCTGCCAGAAGGCAGGGGTATGAGATTTGGAACTGGTAG
- a CDS encoding endo alpha-1,4 polygalactosaminidase, translated as MKKYNLIVATIITALALSACSYGEGEYGVFLSYDGDLEDLSDYKTVVIDAQYFDKEDIEDFKEQGHEVYSYINVGSIESFRDYYDEYEDLTLDVYEHWEEEKWVDVSSGRWQEFILDILAPDLLDKGIDGFFVDNCDVYYQYPEKEIFEGLTVIMKGLIATGAEVVVNGGDAFVTAYTDEGGDADDIITGINQESVLTSIDWDEEEFHEAAADDEEYFKDYIETYADEGIDIYLLEYTDDPLLSMKIRRYCKAHGFKYYISDSLELDL; from the coding sequence ATGAAAAAATATAACTTAATAGTCGCTACAATTATAACAGCACTGGCCTTATCAGCCTGCTCTTATGGGGAGGGTGAGTACGGCGTGTTCTTAAGCTATGATGGCGATCTTGAGGATCTTTCGGATTATAAGACGGTGGTGATAGATGCCCAGTATTTTGACAAAGAGGATATAGAGGATTTCAAGGAGCAGGGCCATGAGGTTTATAGCTATATAAACGTTGGCTCTATAGAATCGTTCCGTGATTATTATGATGAATATGAAGATCTGACACTTGATGTCTATGAACACTGGGAAGAAGAGAAGTGGGTAGATGTCTCTTCAGGCAGATGGCAGGAGTTCATCCTTGATATACTGGCGCCTGACCTTTTGGATAAAGGAATAGATGGATTTTTTGTAGATAATTGTGATGTCTATTATCAGTATCCTGAAAAGGAGATCTTTGAAGGACTTACTGTTATCATGAAAGGTCTCATAGCTACAGGAGCAGAGGTTGTTGTTAACGGCGGAGATGCTTTTGTTACTGCATATACAGATGAAGGCGGGGATGCAGATGATATCATAACAGGTATCAATCAGGAATCCGTACTTACAAGTATTGACTGGGACGAGGAAGAGTTCCATGAAGCTGCTGCAGATGACGAGGAATATTTTAAGGACTATATAGAGACATATGCAGATGAGGGCATTGATATATACCTTTTGGAATACACTGATGATCCGCTTTTGTCCATGAAGATACGCCGTTATTGCAAGGCGCATGGCTTTAAGTATTATATATCGGATTCACTGGAACTTGATCTCTGA
- a CDS encoding class I SAM-dependent methyltransferase yields MELVDFDTWLEVSMIDKNVEYYNNNADSFFEGSVNADMSGVRSGFLKYVPDGGKILDAGCGSGRDSKAFLSEGYDVVAFDASKEMCKRASEYIGREVLNMRFEDISFDKEFDGIWACASLLHVPSDDLPEVLQKMKRALKPGGAIYASFKYGEGTTVRGERVFSDYTEESATKLFEEAGFEIVSSVVGGDSRPGREDEKWINVIGICQ; encoded by the coding sequence TTGGAACTGGTAGACTTTGATACATGGCTTGAGGTTAGTATGATAGATAAGAATGTTGAATATTATAACAATAACGCAGACAGCTTCTTTGAGGGCTCTGTGAATGCTGACATGTCAGGAGTAAGGAGTGGCTTTTTGAAATATGTTCCTGATGGGGGCAAGATCCTTGATGCTGGCTGCGGAAGTGGTAGAGATAGTAAGGCTTTTTTGTCAGAAGGATATGATGTTGTAGCTTTTGATGCATCCAAGGAGATGTGCAAGAGAGCTTCTGAGTATATTGGCAGGGAAGTTCTTAATATGCGTTTTGAAGATATTTCTTTTGATAAGGAATTTGATGGAATCTGGGCGTGTGCTTCGCTGCTGCATGTGCCTTCAGATGATCTTCCGGAGGTATTACAGAAGATGAAGAGGGCTCTAAAACCTGGTGGAGCTATTTACGCATCCTTTAAGTATGGCGAGGGAACGACTGTCAGAGGAGAGAGAGTATTTAGTGATTATACTGAGGAGAGCGCTACTAAGCTTTTTGAGGAAGCGGGATTTGAGATTGTAAGTAGTGTAGTTGGTGGTGACTCAAGACCGGGAAGAGAAGATGAGAAGTGGATCAATGTTATTGGTATATGTCAATGA